A stretch of DNA from Oryza brachyantha chromosome 4, ObraRS2, whole genome shotgun sequence:
tgGATTGATAAATTTACACAAGACTAGAAAAACTTACAATATacgacggaggtagtacttccTCTACtgcatattataaattaacacatttttcatttatacttatggttataagctaaaatctataatttaaagTAATCTTGAAGTTATTATTAGATTTGTTCATtgcagattatttttcatcttttgcttttaaattaataaggatatatatatatattgcatataaattttaatcgttaatatATAAGccattttgtttatacttaatttcagtaaaattgatgttttctctagatttattcatgCATCAATAAATGTGAATACTATTTCATCTAACGTACATGTAATGTGTCCAGATTAATTATCATTGATTTTCTGTATCACTAGGGTCAGCCCAAGAAATGGCCCATGGCCCATCGCAAGATTAGCCAACCTGTGCAAGGAAATTGCCGTTGAATTCTCTATAAGTAATCGATTTTAGTAGTTTGGGTTTGATTTTAGAGAGGGTAACATGGCTCGTACTTTACATTTTAGTAGTTCGGGTTTGATTTTAGTAGTTCtctataatccaaaatttaaatttttaatcttaaattaatgTTGGTTTTGTGGttatttaatcatagtttatttttcggtcttggtttttatatcgctaagaatacatatataaaagtttttttacaaattatttttatttataaatatgccaccTGAAATAGACAAACAATCGCCCCTTATACTGCAAGACGTGcctttggagaaaaaaagaaactacagATTGATGAATAACACGTGCTAGCAGCAAGAGATGTAAGACATCTAGGTCAAGCTTATACAACTCATATCTAGATACAGTAAggagagagagtatatatatatatatatatatatatatatatatatatatatatataatatgatataatatgGCTGCCACCAATGATCACAACGGAGGTTGTGTATGACAACGACCACCAGATCGATCAACGCTGGACCGAAGTAGGGACACAGATGTAAAATGTTAAATCCACattaaattttcagttttgtAACATCCACTTATtccccctttgttttttttttctacgagTTTGATTATTACACAGCATACAACCAACTAACACCACATGTATAGGAGCACACACCAAACCGTGGTTTTCAATTCGAAACCAAAGGTTTGAGGCACCTCCAAATCACATTTTGATTTCCCTCCATTTCCTTCCGCATTTACCACCAGACTAATCAACAATGCATCGAGTTTTCACCACCAAATTAATAATCTTTACTTACACTGGCCATCCTTTGATGTATGAATTACTGCCCCTATCTAGGGATCAGGATCCTATATCTTCAAAAGTCACGTGTCTTTGTCATTGACATGACAAGATAAACTCGAAGACGGAGGATCTCGGGTCCCGTGCCTGCCTAGCTAGACCGTCCaggaggcggagcggcggaggacgggCTTCATCATGGCCTTGTCTTCCTCGAGGGAGATCATGCCGAGGTGGGAGGGGTCCTCGATGAGCATCTTGGCCACCAGGTAGCCGGCGACGGACCACGTCTGGAGCTTCCTTGCCTGCTTGCCGACGTACCGCCCCAGCTTGCCGTCGTAGTACTCCGGCCACCCGTCCCTCGCCAGCCTCGCCTCCGCCAGCTCGATCGCCCGCCGCGCGATCTTCAGCCGCCCCGTCTTGATGCACGCCGCGGTCAGCAGCCACAGCAGCACTGCGGATTcggaaacaaattaaataaagatTAAATTGGAGGGATTACAAAATGAAGAACATTACGAGAACATTAAGGCTCAATATTTGAAGAACACTAAAGTACCAAAAGTTTGAGTTCTTAGGATATATAAAAGGCCTCATTAGAATAACATTAAGGCTCaatatttttgtgaaattCAATAAAAACTGCTTCCTATATCAGcgagaaacagtttttagtaTACTGGTGTATGTACATAAAAATCGTGTAtcctatctaaatagttataaaaaatataaattttttttaataagatagattaaatGAGTTATATCgttccacaaacatgcaagtttaaattcaaacttttataagttgtagcaaaaaaacaaacaaaactgaaactaagtatatgtatatttataattgtttttgttatttttgctacaaccggtagaagttgaatttaaatttgcatgttgGTGAAGTGATAAAACTCATACtaaactatcttgtcaaaaaattttatattttttataattatttaaataacataCAACCAACAAGTATGCATATAGATCCGTGCgctaaaaaactgcttccaTATGCAAGCAAGCAAAGAGTGTAAGACTGACCGGGCCAGGAGCCGCCGTTGTGGTAGCTCCAGCGGGTGTTCTTGGGGTCGCAGCCGGTGACGATCTGCCACTCGTGGGACTCGATGGCCGGGAAGCTGATCTTGAGCGGCATCTCCCCGATGAGGTCCTCCCAGCGCTCCTCGATGAGGTCCATGATCGCCGCCGACTGCTCGGGGGTGGCCATCGACGCGAGGATGGCGACGAAGTTCCCCAGCGCGAACCACCGGAAGTCCATCCGCGCCGGGCTGACGTTGCCGACGAAGTAGCCGCCACGGCCGGGCATGAAGTCGAAGACCCAGTCCGGGATGGACTCCGGGATGACGTTGAACTTGTTGACGGCAGTGTGGGAGTACTCCTCCGTCTTGTACCGGTAGATGTCGTTGAGCTGCTGGAAATCCAGCCAGAAGTAGGAGCGCATGTGGTAGCTGAGCGCGTGCAGCCGCGTCGCCACCCGCTCCATCGTCTCCTtcccctccgccgcgtccgcctTCAGCATCAGCAGCGCGCACCGCAGCGCCATGAAGAAGAGGGCTTGGATCTCGATCGGGTACCCGTACACGCCCTGCGTCCCACGGCGATCAACGGCGACCGGGTTAGATTAGTTTttgatgatgacgatgatctcgtccaataaaaatatttcgaGGTACCGATATCTGACAGTACAAAATCGTTTCTAATGGATGAATAACTTAGATATAAGTATGGTCATCCTGCTCAGCTAAattaaatgatgaaaaatgctCATACATTATTGTTGGACGTAAACAAATCTCAAGTTCCGATGATTTGATGATCAGGTTTTATTGCCAGGGAAAAGGACGTCGCTTTCCATCCTAACAATCGATCGATGATGGATGGCTACGCGTAATTTGACCGAGCAGCAGTGTGTTTTAGCTGCTGCACGCCTGCACGCACGTACAGCGCGTTCCACACCAAACGGTGCTTTTCAGTCTTAATTCTTGGGATCAACCAGACAGTGATCAGTAACAAAGAAGATTTCAGCATTGTGCTTTTTACGACGTAAAGTCATGTAGGAagatttagtgaaaaaaagttTACACTTTTTTGTTCAGTAAAAACAGGTAAACTTATTCTGCTAACCAAATTCATCAGGAAGCAAGCCAAAGTCCATTTGGAAATCATGATGTATTTTCTCCTGTTAATGGtaaattttacgattttacGGTCCTTAGAGAAAATATCCAtggatactaaaattttacacgtCATATCTAATTATGGACATGACAAGTTCTACATAAAAAACGTGGTGCTTTTCACAATTCTATGTCTTGTCATTAATGAGTAACTGGCTGTATGAATATTAGAAGCatcttaatcttttttttttggcatttaCCTATCTCTTTGATGGCACAGAGAGAGCAGATAATTTATCATCATCGAGAAAACATCTctatgtaccaaaatttataatcaAAAGTTTGATACCTCATTATACAAATTAATTGGAGTTACTGAATTTTGCGTTAGAAATTATGGTATTTTCATGTACTTTATCAATGATAGCAAAATTTCTTGTAAAAAGCAGATACTCTGTAAAACTTGTATTtgacaaaacagaaaaaaagaacgtgAAGAGAACAGTGGCA
This window harbors:
- the LOC102713732 gene encoding cytosolic invertase 1-like, yielding MEGAGGGPGGMRKASSHASMAADPDDFDLTRMLNHRPRINVDRQRSFDDRSLAELSISGTASRGGGLPYMESYESMYSPGGGLRSFCGTPASSTRLSFEPHPLIFEAWDALRRSLVCFRGQPLGTLAAVDHSSDEVLNYDQVFVRDFVPSALAFLMNGEPEIVKNFLLKTLLLQGWEKRIDRFKLGEGAMPASFKVLKDPKRGVDRLVADFGESAIGRVAPVDSGFWWIIILRAYTKSTGDLSLAETPECQRGIRLIMNQCLAEGFDTFPTLLCADGCCMIDRRMGVYGYPIEIQALFFMALRCALLMLKADAAEGKETMERVATRLHALSYHMRSYFWLDFQQLNDIYRYKTEEYSHTAVNKFNVIPESIPDWVFDFMPGRGGYFVGNVSPARMDFRWFALGNFVAILASMATPEQSAAIMDLIEERWEDLIGEMPLKISFPAIESHEWQIVTGCDPKNTRWSYHNGGSWPVLLWLLTAACIKTGRLKIARRAIELAEARLARDGWPEYYDGKLGRYVGKQARKLQTWSVAGYLVAKMLIEDPSHLGMISLEEDKAMMKPVLRRSASWTV